The Streptomyces capitiformicae genome contains the following window.
CGTCCGCGATCTTCACGGCGACGGCCCGGCCGTCGGGGAGCGCGGCGACCTGCACGCCCTCGAAACCGTCCTTGCTGAGCAGGCCGGGCACGGCCCGCATCAGCGCGGCCACGTCGCGCCCGGCGCCGGACGCCAGCTCGGGGTGGTCGCGCATGGCGTCGGCGACCGCCCGCTCGGGCGTGCCCTCGGCGGCGGTGGTGATGCGGGCGAGGGCACGGGCCAGGCCGTGCAGGGAGACGGAGAAGAGAGGCGCGCCGCAGCCGTCGACGGTCACCTGGGCGATGGCCTGCCCGGTCATGTCCTCGACTATCTCGGCGATGGCCTGCTGCAGCGGGTGCGCCGGGTCGAGGTAGTCGTCGAGCGACCAGCCGTTCAGCTTGCACGTGTAGAGCATCGCCGCGTGCTTGCCGGAGCAGTTCTGCGCGAGGCGGGAAGGCCCGCGCCGGTCCCGTATCCACGCGTCGCGGACGGCGGGGTCGTACGGCATGTCCGTGACGTTGCGCAGGTCGCCCTCCGTGACCCCGGCGAGTTCCAGGATGCGCCGGGTTCCGGCGAGGTGGCGTTCCTCGCCGGAGTGGCTGGCGGCGGTCAGCGACAGCAGTTCGCCGTCCAGGGGCAGTCCGGCGCGCAGCATCGCCACGGCCTGGACCGGCTTGAGCGCCGACCGGGGGTAGAACGCCGCCTCGATGTCGCCGAGTTGGAGTTCCACCTCCCCGTCGGCACCCAGCACCACGACGGAGCCGTAGTGGATGCCCTCGATGACACCTCCGCGTACGAGGTGCGCGACGGGGGCGTGGAGCGGTTCCCGGATCGCGGGGGCCGCGGCCACCGGAGCCGCAGGGATCGCCGCAGCGCCGGTGGTCGTGGGGTCGTACATCACTGCCTGGTTCACGCATCCGCTCCGGTCGAGTTCCGGGCGGCCCGGCGGCGTATACCGAACCAGCCCACCACGAGTGCTCCCACGATCAGCGGGATGCACAGCACCGTCGTGCGGCCGGCGCCGCCGTCGGCGTACATGAGGACCAGCACGGACGCGAGGAAGAACAGCGTCACGAGTTCGGTCCAGGGGGAGCC
Protein-coding sequences here:
- a CDS encoding asparaginase, whose translation is MYDPTTTGAAAIPAAPVAAAPAIREPLHAPVAHLVRGGVIEGIHYGSVVVLGADGEVELQLGDIEAAFYPRSALKPVQAVAMLRAGLPLDGELLSLTAASHSGEERHLAGTRRILELAGVTEGDLRNVTDMPYDPAVRDAWIRDRRGPSRLAQNCSGKHAAMLYTCKLNGWSLDDYLDPAHPLQQAIAEIVEDMTGQAIAQVTVDGCGAPLFSVSLHGLARALARITTAAEGTPERAVADAMRDHPELASGAGRDVAALMRAVPGLLSKDGFEGVQVAALPDGRAVAVKIADGANRARVPVTAAALVRADVDPVALAEFAGEPLLGGGHPVGQVRPVRALDPLPRQ